The genomic segment gaaggagaatcgGAGAAGCGCGAggttagcggagagagaggacgctaattaaaccgattcccttgagagtttccaggggggttgcatctggcaagttgttgtcttcagtccgtttcccttgggaaaaagtgttcaggcacctagtttgaggggagatttgaagtcccataaaagttctgcgcgcaggctagccagcgcggtgtcaacgtgtcagttggaaggttaacatcgactctagatcctgcggcgcgctactcttgagtagaccgcgCTTTGCATCTCAtctccctgtcaagtctggactGCAGATCAGTTCCACCACAaccaaccttgccttgccttgttatcccagccttggacattgaacctggaactctttgaaagaccttgctttattccccactcaaactgcttggaagtttgagtgtgtttcggttattggatttaaaactttgaactctaatactggacatctaactttatattattggactatttttgacctttcctaaaaggactattgctggactgtatactctgcttatttttgtttgactcctttattgctttaataaagatattagattgtttattggcctctgtgtctggtttccagtgctcacgcagcctagaggcgtCACATTTCTGATAGCAAGAGCTGTTCAttggtggaatatgctgcctcggagtgtagAGTCcgcttctctggaggcttttaaacagaggttgatggccatctgttgggagtgctgaacatttttgcatggcagaatggatttggactggatggaccttgtagATTCTCTTAACTCAGAGTTGATGTGTACCTAATATCCCCATGCAACAGTGTCATTGTAAATATAGGCAGTTTTGGATATATGCCATCTTTCCTTTGGAAAGTCcagcatagaccaggggtcctcaaacgttttaagtggagggccgattcacagtccctcagattgttggggggctggactatgaaacagtccaaaattaggattgttgttgttatgtgccttcaagttatttcagacttaggtcaaccctaagtctaaagtttaggacagaggccaggtcaatgaccttggagggccttagtttggggacccctgatctagatgatctcaagaccatcggtaagcaaagagacctccaaagaccatctagatggtctcataagaccatcagtaaggaaagggaccctcaaagatcatttagatggtttcataagaccacaggtaaggaaaggggcccccaaaggccatcaagacaatctcacaaaaccataggtaagtaaaggcaccctcaaaggccatctagatggtctcataaggccgtagctaagcaaagagaccttcaaagaccatttagatgatctcataagaccattggtaagtaaagggaccctcaaaggccatctagatgatctcatcaggccatcgataaggaaagggacctcaaagaccatctagaaggtttcataagaccattggtaaggaaagggaccctcaaaggccatctagatgatctcatcaggccatcagaagaccatagataaggaaagggacccccaaaggccatctagatggtttcataagaccatcggtaaggaaagggaccctcaaaggccatctagatgatcttatcaagccatcagaagaccatagataaagaaagggacctcaaagaccatctagatggtttcataataccataagtaagcaaagagactgccaaagaccatctagatggtctcataagaccagaggtaagcaaagagacccccaaagaccaagtagacttaggtcaaccctaagtctaaagttttggATAGGGGCCAGAttagtgaccttggagggccgcatccggcccacgggctttagtttggggatccctggcatAGACTGTCTGAAGGTAAATTTACAAAATGATAttgttgccattttgagaggaACACTTGCAATGTATACTTGTATTACCTGCACTCTTAAAAAATACCACTGCATTTGTGGAATAGTTTTTGTTTAGACTTTAGAGTATTACTTCTTTATCTTCCTTAGATTCAACAGTATGATTTATTGTTTAATCATCAAAGATGAGAATTGCAGCAATAGATTGATATTTACTACTTTCCATGTGTGTGGTTGCTTGGCATTGTCTTGATAGTGTTTGATTAAATGAGATTCCTAAATTACGCAAGTGACCTTCCATGCTATTTCTTCCAGTGACTAAAATCACATTATGATATTCCTCAGCTAAATGAATTTCACTGAATATTTGTAATAAAGGAAATTGTGACAGTGCACATTTGATTTGAATCCTTTTTTTTGACACATTCAAATTCTACAGCCATATAAAAATGTATAGGTACTCATACTGAAATTTGGGGTGGAAGCAGAATGTAAGGCTACAGGTAGATTTGCAGTGCATGAAGTGCATGAAAACAAGCAAAAATATTTTCACCCCACTAGCAGCCTACACTGTTCTGTTTTCTTCTACATTTACTcttaaaattataatattaaGAGATACACCTTAGTTTTCTATCACCATTCTGAGAAGGTCTGTAGACTTCaattttcatagaattataggtTTATCAGTTCCAGAGGTTAATTCCAAACAcccaataataattaaaatggagCTATGTCAGACTTTTTCTTTTACTCAGTTCAGACACCCAGTACACATTCACTTCCCTCAGAATGTCGTAACTGTCTTCCTCCcaactgtctgtctctgtcacaaatgaactctcttttaaaaaatcttttcacTCACATAAGCCCCCCTCATCCCTTACAGAGTTCTCTTTGCAGAGTCTTACCATTGGCTTTGCCATCCTCTTCCTGCCATCACTGTCCTGTTTGCttatccttctctttcttcccccaTCTGCCCCGGAGGCCTGTACACCACTTGATTGTATTGTTATACTTATCCATGTAGCCAAAATAGCTTGCAGTATGACAATTCAATGGCATTGTGGAATAAGCAAGAAGTTGCAGAACCATGTGGGTTTAATCTGTGCAAACTGTGTTTGTTACTACTTTTGAATATTCAGCTACCTAGTCATTTTCACCTGCTGCATGTTATTTATTGAGCGGTGTCTCTGTTGGGATACTAGTACAGAGAGAAAGTACTTCTGCCCATATAATAGGTTATCTGGATACTGCTCATTAATGAATTGACTGGTTTTCTATTTCCTGTTGAAGGCTTTTTGCAACTTCCTCCCCAAGCCTTCGTTGTATGCTATATTGGAAAGTACCTCAACAAATGGGAGTGAATTTTGGAAATGTACAGCTGCAATGAGAAATTGATGTTACGCCTACGAAGTTTCATTCAGATGTCTTAAGATACTATTCATCTATTTCTCACACCTCATTTTGTACTTGAGGAAGCTCATGATTAGTAAtcgtagtttttttaaaaaaggaagtcacaaaaataattgttgttgtgattattattttacttttaacaGATGACATTCCAATGCTTCAGATTTGTAACTCTTTTTTGTTTCTAGTGTTCAGTGAAAAACTGTCGCACCGCCTTCCATGTCACTTGTGCATTTGATCGCGGTTTGGAGATGAAGACTATTCTGGCAGACAATGATGAAGTCAAGTTCAAGTCATACTGCCCAAAGCACAGTTCCACCAAGAAGCCAGATGAAGAAAACCTAAGTGAATGCACCAGCCAGGAAAATGAGAATGGGACACAGGACAGTTCTCCTGATGCCCACATAGAACCCTTTGACAGTATGGATCAAAACCAGGAGGAGGCCCACAGAGTCAGTGTTCGAAAGCAGAAGCTTCAGCAACTGGAGGATGAATTCTATGCCTTTGTTAATGCTTCAGAGGTAGctaaagccttgcagcttccagaGGATTCTGTAGAATTCCTATACCAGTATTGGAAATTGAAGAGGAAATCCAATTTCAACAAACCTTTGATCACTCCAAAGAAAGATGAAGAGGACAATCTAGCCAAACGGGAACAGGACGTTCTATTCAGGCGATTACAGCTTTTTACCCATCTCCGGCAGGATTTGGAGAGGGTAAGTTGCTATGTTGTTTGGTTTATATGGAAGACAGATTTTGCTTTGTTCCCATAACAAATGGTTTATGCCAGGAATGAGAACTGGGCAGCCCATAGGCTGCATATGGCCTGGAGAAAGGTTTTTGTGTAGCCCTCGACTCATTTGTCAGTACTAAAGAAATTAGAAAATTGTGCTTCTGTGGATCTTCAGGAGTCCCAATTCTCTATTATAGCAGTCTTGCCACCTTCTCCTCCTACGTCTGATACAGGTTTGAAACAGCTCAAAGGTGCAACTGTAAGTGACTAGAGTTATTGAATTCCAGACTGATGAAATGTGTGACTGTAGTGATAGAAAAAAGATGCTCTTTGCACTTGCATAATACAACTTACCTTCCCTGTTGAGAAACCATAGGCAGCCAAACATTCACAAAGAGGAGGTACATCTTCCTGCATGGAAAGACTGAATCACCATCTGTTcccctccattttttttaaatggttgcTTTTGTCTCTTAAAATTCTTATGGTTCCATTTTATGTCACTTACTAGCTCACGAATTGGACAGTTTTTTTGAATCCTTCTAATtcctgaagattttttttttttgtaaatttggTAAATTTATTTGGTAAataatttttctttttccaaagaaACTTCAAAATAATGCGATTTCCCTTTATGTGAACCTCAGGTGTAGTTTGTGTGTTGTACTTTTTAGGTTCGAAACCTGACTTACATGGTGACTCGAcgggaaaaaattaaaagatctgtatgcaaagtccaggaacagaTATTTAATCACTACACAAATCTTGTGGAGCACGAAAGAGTCTCAGGTGAGTTGTCTTTATTTCAGAGCATGATGTGGCAAAAGTGCTGATAATCTGGAATGTTTTTATACTAAGAGCCAAAGttgtgtggtggtttgagtgttggaccaggaTACTGGGAAACCAGGAAGGGCAAATCCCCATTCATCTATGAAAACCAGTTAGGTGGCTGTAGGGAATTCCTAACCGCCATGCTTTTGAGGAGGACAATTACAAACTTCCTCTGACTATATCTTGCCAAGATTCTGTTAGGGTTGCCACAAGCATGTTtgtttgaaggcacatgacaaacAGCAGAATACTGCACTATAGTAAGTGCCATTGGTTCTTATATTTTCCCATGATCCTCATTCCATATGTGGCATTATGTGGGTAGGGATCCAACATTCAAATGCTGAATCTGTGAAAGAGTTACTGAGTTATTGAGGGTCTTGGGGAACATGATAGACATAGTAGATAAAGTTTTCAAAATATATGTAGGTCTGTGACAGTTGCTAACTGTCTCCATAAGTTTGGATTGTGGTTATCTTCTCCCTCTCAAAACCATAACATATTTGCTGTTCAGGTGCATTAATTGGTGTAGGCTTGCATTTAAACTGCACCTCTTAGAACAATCTTCCTTATTACTctttatatatgtatactagccgTGCccgccacacattgctgtggtgtagtctggtggtgtggaaaataaagtaatgagaaggagccagggtttgaagctgcaagggtattcaatggtattctaACTGGCCTACTAAGGATTCCTAGATAGGAAGCAAGCAGGCTTTgttgctgcaaggctgttcagtgctactCAAGGTGGCCAAAGGAGGATCCCCTTAGGTTGGAAGCAGCCTGgggttgaatctgcaaggctgttcagtgctatgcaAGGTGgcccattcacacttgcctcaagtaggAAAGATTtttgtcacaccagaagtggcgtGGCTGCCGTATCTGGGACAGCCGTCTCCCTGGCAATGGATGGTTGGTGCATTGTTTTTCCCTTGCGAAGGGGGTTGCGGGACCAGTTGCGCATGTGCTATAAcatctttttggtttttttttggggggggggggttaagttttttcctgtatttttaaaaggttttttttagtgAAGTACATACATTGGATTAGTAGGTGTATTGTGGTCAAATCTGGTTTCATTTCAtccagtggtttttttgtttactGCGTTGGAAAactgtacattacatttatatatatatagatggcaaggATTAGAAACCCATTTCCATTGTGGGGCACATTCGGTAGGACAGTGATCTCAAGTGTGTTGGTCCctggaaagtttccaggaaagggtggaacaACTGGCACCCAATGATACCAATTTTGTGCTGGTCCTTGgcatgttgtgtgcctttaagttggtTGATTTATGATGATctaaagagccagcatggtatagtgatttAAACATTGaatgatgactctggagaccagggttcgatttCCTATTTGGCCATAGAAACATTTTGGGTGACCTTAGGTGAATCACTTACTCTCACCCCGTTTGCGTGCATTGGTGGGTAAAGCCAAAGCCAAGAATAAGTGGAGCGACACGTTTCATGCCCTCTTTTCTTTTCAATGTTTCCCTGTCCATTCTATAGTTTGTTGAATTTATTTTTAACTTGTTGTGGTAGAGGACTGAACTAATAGTTTGTAGAGATTTTGAAATTAACTTGAGGGCTGGAGGTTACACACCCTTGATGTCAAGCATACCCTGAATCACTTAATTTCttctaatctttttaaaaatctaaacataAAACTGTCTATTTTTAGATTTTGTACAGGGCTAAATATTACATGGTAGTTATTTTTCTCATACAGTATTTAATTTCCATTAtctaagttttaaaaaacatcatGCCCCGCTTCAGTTCTTTATTAGCTTTGTACTTTTAATTCACATCTTTCGTTTATTAACTTAAGACTCTAGAAGTGTTTTCAGTGTGTTCAGTATGTAGAGTGTTGATAATATAATTGAAGTTTTTTTATCAATTTAGTTTGGAATCTAGAAGGCATGGATCCTTTTGGAATCTAGAGGGCATGGGAGTCATTACTGAAATAAAGGAGACCCAAGTCCAACTAACTTGATCTAGATCTAATTTAGCGCTTTCAGAAGTTTTAAATTTTGGACATGAAGCTCAGTTGTTGGGTTACCTGAAGCAGATTTAAGACATTTGTTTCTGTCTTTCCAGGCATGccatcttccttttcttctatGGAAAACATGGTGCTCTTCAACAGTTCACCCCTTGGCCCTGATGCACCTAAGATAGAAGATTTGAAGTGGCATTCTGCTTTTTTCAGAAAACAAATGGGCATGTCATTGAGTCATTCTATGAAAAAAACACAGAAGAGGGAGCGAATGAGGAGACGCTCTGGGCATAATGATAAACCCTTACTCAAGCAGACCAGCCAAAGGGAAGGCCTTACTGGTAGCTTTTTCAGCTTTGAAAAATCATTTGAAGAAGCACAAGCTGGATTAGCAAAACAGAAGAATGGTATTGTTACAGCAGACCACAGGAAGAGGAGAGACAATCATTCCCACTGCGATGCGATGCAAGTTGGACTAAAGGAAAAACCTCCCAAACACAACCACAAACCCCTGAGATCCAACGACCTGTCTCAGCGGCAATTAGACAACAAAAGGGCTGTGAACCACCCGAGTGGGAGGTCAGCGCCCGGAATCCGGAGAGATACGGTGCCTAAATGTAATGGATCCTTTTTCAAAATAAACTATAACCCGACTCCGGTTAAAgtgcctacaacacccagaagccCTGTGAAAAACTGGGGAGGATTCCGAATTCCAAAGAAAGGGGAGAGACAACCACAAGGAGAGGGTCAGGAAGAGGCATGCCACCAAACCTCTAACTACTCTTACTCGGGCCTGGACCAAGCTTCCCCTAAAGACAGGGCAAAAAGCAACCTAAAGGTGGATAGTGAGAATGACGGGTATGCGCCTGATGTGGAGATGAGTGATTCAGAAACTGAGATGGCAGAGAAAAAATGCAGGCAGCAAAGGCTTGCTTCCAGCAGCACTATTCCCAGAAGGACAGACATTATTAGGAGGAGCATCCTTGCCTCCTGACTGGAAAGTGACACACACCACTGGAATCAGTGAAGCCCAAGCCTGGAAAAAAACCCCCTCCACTCTTGTGTTGTTTGTTGGTGAGTCAAGGAAGAGGATCGTTAGATGTggctaaaaaaaaatcagtcaacAATGAACCTGTTTTCCCTGGGCTGTAGAAAGATGTTTATGTGCACTTGACCAAGAGTTAGCCCTCTGCCCACCCTTGAGTTTGTGAGGCTTGAATCATCTTTAGTTGCAATTGTCACTAAGGAATTATCTGAGAAAATGACATGGCTACTCAAATTTATCCAATAGGCTTAACActaataaaaatgatataaaaatgaaACACTTCTAGGGGGTAGATTTTGGCTTGGGGAGAGCTGGTTTAGGTGGATAGGACTGAGAATTGTCCTCTTTGTTCTTGAAAAGCACAAGCAATTAGTATACAAGAGGATAATGAATTAAATACCGTGGTTATAACCATCCTGCACTGTTTAACCCATTAAAATTGTCACTTTGATCAGGCTGTTTGAGGACTAAGTCCAAGTAGTCTGCCATTTTTTCTTCTGGAATCCAAGGGTGGAGTGGGGTGATAGCTGAAAACAGTTAGAAACCCCTGAAGAATTGTCATACAAAGTCCATCAAGCACATAAGACTATACTAAGACTACTAGATACCTGAAGGGATAGATTCAAGCTGTtccttataaaaaggaaaaacaaaacaaaaatcagtgACCCATACACAATGCTATTCTAGATGGACCCAGATGACAAGTGGATGAAAACTAAGTCCTTCAAGTTTGGATAGCATCTGTGTCTTAAGTATTTTTTCTTGTTCTGAAAAAGAAAGTAGGTTCTTTCAGGTTCTGTATTTTTCTGGCACCTGACCATCTGAAATATGACCATTCAAGTGGGAAAGACCAAGCACATCTGTATTGCAAATATGAATAGGTTTTGTTGTCTTGGTGCCCCTCCTTTATTCAATTTCCCTGCCTCACTCATCAGCCTAGGAGCTGTAATTCTGTGATGGGTGAGAGATCCCACCCCCACGACCCCAGCGAAAGTATTAGTACCTAACATCAAACTTGGTAACCCTAGGCTTCCTTGGGAGAAGTCATGACAGGTAGATGGGTTGAAATTTGCCATGATGATATGTCCACATTTCTAAAGGCACTAGCCAGTAACCTTTCCCAATGTGCACTAATGGAATGTGTTGGGATATGCAAGTGTCTGACACAAGGGTTAATTTAAGTACAAAAAAAGGAtgtaataaatatatatgtatatttttgaataaaatggaAAGGCAATAAGATGTAAGAAGCGCTTTACATTCAAGCCAGTTTAACAACATGATTTCATGATATGGATTAGATTTGACAAAAAGGAGCTCGTGTTCTAAGTACatcttttttaaagagaaaatctGCAATAACTTGAGAGAGTAAGCCATCAGCAATAATGTGAACAGAAAATTAAGAGTCTATATTTTGCACCCAAGAGAGTGCATCATAGACGTGAAAGCCTAAGTTTTAGGCTGCTGTAACTTTTGGGGACTCAACTTGGATATAGAAGCAGACATAACCTAGTTATAGGAAAGTTTAAGcaacagctttttttaaaaaaaatagaccgCCCTCCTATAATTCATCAGCATCCAGTTACTTACTATAGTTTTGTTGTAGTTCCTTCTCCAACAATAGGTGGATTTATATCTAAATAACAAATGTTGCAATTTAATGCGTCTTCCAGGGATTGCAGCTGAGATCTGGACTGTTGCTGTTCCATCTTGCTATGCAAGTCACTGAATGATCAAGAACACAAATATATTGGGGGAGGCTAAACAGTAATTTTTTTATAATATGGAAGCAGTCATTCTGGGTTGGAGAAATGTCATGTGTGAATGTAAGAATTATAGATATTATTAAGAGCAATGTGCATATCATTTGAGAACTAGCCATCAAAATTCACCATTTCCTTCAGAACACTCTTGACCAAACAAAGCTTTGGGATTGGTGAAATCAGATGTAGTACTCACCCTTTGCTTTAGCTTTTTTTTTCGGTGTTTGTATCAGTACCAACATTTTCCAAACTAGAGTCAAATCATAATTTGAAGTGAATGATTGGTTTTAACGGATTTGGCTTTAGGTCTGAGAATTCAGATGTCAAATTATGATTAGTACAGACCAGAAAACTGAAAGGAGACCCAGTTTATATGACCTAGTATAAAGTTTATGTGTGAGGATAAAGCGAGGGAAAGAAAGAGTGTAGCTCAGCAGGTTGTTCAGACTTCTTAACAGTTGAGAATCTGAGCTTTAAAGCACCTGTAATAGACCCACTCCAGTAGCTGTTTACAGCTTGGGGTTTTGGTGCATGCACAGACATCTGTTTAAGTGGAGGCTATTTCATGCCTTTCTTTGTGAGGGAAATTCTCAAACACCGAATAGTCTCTCCACCATCATCTTCCAATTCTCATTCTAGTCTGTGCATAGTCTGGACCTGGAGGAATAGAATAAACAAGGAGGTTTGAGACTAGAGCTTCAGTTCTAAATGTGATTAATATACTGACACCACTTTAGGCTAGGAAATGATTGATATGTGAGAGGTAGTTTTATAAGGCTTCATTGCTTCTGATTAAACTACTTATATCTTTCAGGTTTGTTGGCCAGGTCTGCTGCTTTACAAGCAGATACGTTCTTGTTAAACATAGAAAAAGAGGGATGTGATTAATTCACTTTTCAATAAGTAGGTTTTTCAGGTGAGAGTTGGATGAAATATTGGTTAGCCTGCCCTGTAGGGAGTTGTTCATCAAGCCATAGAAAGTATAAAATACATATGATTCTAAGAGAACATTATTCAATGTTACAACCAATTTTGAAAGAAGTATCAGATAACATTTGCACTATTAGGAATGATAGCATTTGTGCAGAAAGAATTGCCTTATCTGTTTTGCTCCCCACCATATTTAGGTTAATAAGCTTTCTGATATTTTGAATAATGCTGAACCAAAAacttaaaaaagaggaaaaatgaaTAGTGCTTTCCCCCACATCTTCTGGTTGCAAAAGTAGAGAAACGTAGAGTATGACTATATGAGTTTCACACCATACTTAGAACCAGTAAAGAATTATAAATAAAGCAGTAATCATTACCTGCTATTGCATTCATTTTGTTGATATGGAAACAGTTGGTATTTCTCGTTAAGCTTCACCTTTTCCTTATGCAGACTGCCCAAGAAATCCTTTGATTATAATTGGTGCACTACATTGAAATGGAGGCCAATAAAACACTTTTATAATGTTGATTAGACTGCTATCTTGTTAGATTCTGGAGACAGGCAGAACATACATACTCATACCAATCTATAACAATACACGTCTCATATGTACAAAACTTAatttacaaaaaaatgaaaaaatctgTCATTACATTTGTAAAACCTTGTATAGAGGATTTTTCACTATGTGCCTAGCTTTGGTGTCCATTTTGCTCAAATTTGAAAACAGGTGCATGATGAAAAAACAGATAGAATCAGAAATAAAGTATATGTAGAGATGACTATTTTATATTACATGGCCCAATCCTGTATTTATTTTCCTCCCTTTTTGAAGTATTTATAAAGACCTAGTTGAAGATTGCTGTAttttttgttaaaatatttaGTAGAATTGTGCCTTTGTCTGTATGTGAATAAATGCT from the Anolis carolinensis isolate JA03-04 chromosome 5, rAnoCar3.1.pri, whole genome shotgun sequence genome contains:
- the jade1 gene encoding protein Jade-1 isoform X2, whose protein sequence is MKRGRFPSSSEDSDDNGSLSTWSQHSRSQHRRSSCSKHEDRKPSEVFRTDLITAMKLPDSYQLNPEEYYVLADPWRQEWEKGVQVPVSPGTIPEPVARVVSETKAVIFTRPRKYILSSGSEPPELGYVDIRTLAESVCRYDLNYMDVAWLELANEEFKEMGMPELDEYTMERIMEEFEQRCYDNMNHAIETEEGLGIEYDEDVVCDVCQSPDGEDGNEMVFCDKCNICVHQACYGILKVPEGSWLCRTCALGVQPKCLLCPKKGGAMKPTRSGTKWVHVSCALWIPEVSIGSPEKMEPITKVSHIPSSRWALICSLCNEKIGASIQCSVKNCRTAFHVTCAFDRGLEMKTILADNDEVKFKSYCPKHSSTKKPDEENLSECTSQENENGTQDSSPDAHIEPFDSMDQNQEEAHRVSVRKQKLQQLEDEFYAFVNASEVAKALQLPEDSVEFLYQYWKLKRKSNFNKPLITPKKDEEDNLAKREQDVLFRRLQLFTHLRQDLERVRNLTYMVTRREKIKRSVCKVQEQIFNHYTNLVEHERVSGMPSSFSSMENMVLFNSSPLGPDAPKIEDLKWHSAFFRKQMGMSLSHSMKKTQKRERMRRRSGHNDKPLLKQTSQREGLTGSFFSFEKSFEEAQAGLAKQKNGIVTADHRKRRDNHSHCDAMQVGLKEKPPKHNHKPLRSNDLSQRQLDNKRAVNHPSGRSAPGIRRDTVPKCNGSFFKINYNPTPVKVPTTPRSPVKNWGGFRIPKKGERQPQGEGQEEACHQTSNYSYSGLDQASPKDRAKSNLKVDSENDGYAPDVEMSDSETEMAEKKCRQQRLASSSTIPRRTDIIRRSILAS
- the jade1 gene encoding protein Jade-1 isoform X1, translating into MKRGRFPSSSEDSDDNGSLSTWSQHSRSQHRRSSCSKHEDRKPSELAPNNLSSGQEIRELSCCHSPCQHQVFRTDLITAMKLPDSYQLNPEEYYVLADPWRQEWEKGVQVPVSPGTIPEPVARVVSETKAVIFTRPRKYILSSGSEPPELGYVDIRTLAESVCRYDLNYMDVAWLELANEEFKEMGMPELDEYTMERIMEEFEQRCYDNMNHAIETEEGLGIEYDEDVVCDVCQSPDGEDGNEMVFCDKCNICVHQACYGILKVPEGSWLCRTCALGVQPKCLLCPKKGGAMKPTRSGTKWVHVSCALWIPEVSIGSPEKMEPITKVSHIPSSRWALICSLCNEKIGASIQCSVKNCRTAFHVTCAFDRGLEMKTILADNDEVKFKSYCPKHSSTKKPDEENLSECTSQENENGTQDSSPDAHIEPFDSMDQNQEEAHRVSVRKQKLQQLEDEFYAFVNASEVAKALQLPEDSVEFLYQYWKLKRKSNFNKPLITPKKDEEDNLAKREQDVLFRRLQLFTHLRQDLERVRNLTYMVTRREKIKRSVCKVQEQIFNHYTNLVEHERVSGMPSSFSSMENMVLFNSSPLGPDAPKIEDLKWHSAFFRKQMGMSLSHSMKKTQKRERMRRRSGHNDKPLLKQTSQREGLTGSFFSFEKSFEEAQAGLAKQKNGIVTADHRKRRDNHSHCDAMQVGLKEKPPKHNHKPLRSNDLSQRQLDNKRAVNHPSGRSAPGIRRDTVPKCNGSFFKINYNPTPVKVPTTPRSPVKNWGGFRIPKKGERQPQGEGQEEACHQTSNYSYSGLDQASPKDRAKSNLKVDSENDGYAPDVEMSDSETEMAEKKCRQQRLASSSTIPRRTDIIRRSILAS